GTGAGTGAGATTTCCCTTGGCCCAGGTATCAGCAAGCCTGTCATCCGTGGGCTATCCTTCAGCAGGGTGCTTTCACTTTACCAAGGTGCAAGGTTTGAGAATCAGCAGTGGGGAGCTGACCATGGACTGGGAATGACTGAAACTGGAATTGCGAATGTAGAAATGATCAAGGGTCCGGCTTCCATAATTTATGGATCTGGAGCCATGGCCGGTGTGGTACATTTGGTAGAAGAAAAAGATGCCATAGCTGGCCAAGTGGAAGGTGATGCGGTATTCAGGGCCTTCAGTAATTCCTTAGGATTGAGGTCTGAGGCCGGAGTGAAAGGAGCAACTGAAAAGGGATTTGTCTGGTCTCTTCGTGGGGCTGCAGAATCCCATGCGGACTATTTGGACGGGGACGGCAACGCAGTGGGCAATACCAGGTTCAACACACAAAATATCAAGGCAGGCGTAGGCCTTCAGAAAAAATGGGGAGATACGAGAATCCGCTATACTTACCTTCAGCAGCGTCTCGGGATTCTTGATGAGGAGGAAATGGACGAGTTGGTCACTACAAGAAATGACAGGGCTATGCAGTTGCCTTTTCAGGATGTCAGGGACCATTTTTTCAATTCAGAAACCAATATTTTCTTAGGAGAAGACAAATTGAAAGCTACCTTTGGCTATCACCTCAATAGAAGAAAGGAAATTGAAGAAGATTTTGATGAAGTGGATCTGGGGATCAACCTTTCCAACTTCATGTATGATGTGAAATATTACAAAGGATTTGGGCCTCATGTAGAGGCGATTTTTGGGGTTCAGGGTTTCTATTTGAAAAATACCAACTTTGAAAATGCTGGGGAATTTCTAATCCCGGATGCAACAAAAGATGACCGCTCCGTTTATGGTTTGTTGAATTACAACAAGGATAAATGGGTAATACAGGGCGGTCTGCGCTATGATTTTAGGAAAGTTACGGCTGACGCAAGTGCTCCACATTTGATAGATTATGGTTTTATTCTACCGGGCGAACCTGCCAACAGGATGATGGAACGGACTTTTGATGGGGTGACTGCCAGTGGAGGGGCCACATTTAGACCGGATTCCCATTGGAGATTCCGATTGAATATCGCTCAGGGATTCCGTGCGCCTGACCTTGCCGAATTGTTTTCAAATGGCCCACATCCTGGTACCAGTCGTTTCGAAAGAGGAAATGCCGATTTTGTCCGGGAACAGAACCTGCAGACAGATTTTGGAATCAGGTATACCAATAATGGTTTTTCCATTGCCGGAGAGGTCTTTTATAACCATATCAACAATTATATCTTCTTTTCACCAACCGATGAGCGGGTGGAAGACCTGACCGTTTGGACCTTTGAGCAGGCTGATGCCAGGTTGTATGGTGGTGAGTTAGAACTGGATTACCAACCCACTTCTGCAAAATGGGTGAATTTCGGGACCAATTACAGTTGGGTGATAGGTCAGAGGAGGTCTGACAATTCTTTCTTGCCTTACATTCCGGCATTCCGTTGGACACAAACTGTAGATTTCAGGTTGAAAACAGTCGGTAGGATTCAAAGACCCTATGTCAGTATCTTAGGTTCATTGGTATTTGATCAGGATAGGGCCGCTCCTTTGGAAGAAGCCACGCCAGGTTACTATCTTTTGGGATTGAATATTGGAGGCAACCTCAAAGTTTCCAATAATCTATTGGATGTGTACCTCAGTGGAACCAACTTGTTGAACAAAACTTACCTGGACCACATGTCCCTGTTCAGGCCATTTGGCGTGCATCAGATGGGTAGGAATATTGCATTGAACGTTAGAATTCCATTTTGATAAGTAAAACCCTCCAAGAGTTCCAAACCCTTGGAGGGTCCACTCCTCATAAAATCAGGAACTTTTTTATTATTTTTTGATATCTTATAGGACTGCTTTTCATCGGTTCTATGCAAGTTCTGCGGCTTATTGGTTTTTGTTTGATTTCAGTTTTATTATTTTCCTGTGTAGATAATTCTTCCCGGGAAAATGCAGAGTTCGTTCTCCGTTTTGGTCACTTGGCCAATGAGCAGAACATTTGGCACAAAGCTGCACTCAAGTTTGCCGAAGAGGTAAAGCAGCGCTCTGACGGGAGAATCCTCGTCAAAGTATATCCCAATGAGCAATTGGGTAAAGAGATGGATATGATCACCGGGATATTGGCTGAGGTGATAGATATCATGATCACTGCAGAATCTTTGGAAAACTGGAGCCTTCCATACGCCATTCTCTGTGCTACCCCCTATGCCATCAGGGACTCGGATCACCTTCATAAGGTGGCAGGAGGAGCAATTGGTAAGGAAATGGAACAGCATATCATCGATGTGGCGGGATTAAAGCCCATCGCCTATTTTGAAAGGGGTGCCCGTAATCTGACCAGCAATGTGCCTGTCAGGCATCCTGATGACCTAAAAGGGCTGATTATCCGGGTACCCAATGTTTCTCTATATGTTTCAACTTGGTCGGCCTTGGGAGCCAAGCCTACGCCCATGGCTTTTTCTGAAGTTTTTACTGCTTTGCAGCAATCCACCATTCACGGTCAGGAAAATCCCTTCGCACTGATCAGGAATGCGGGACTCTTTGAGGTTCAAAAATATGTCAATCTTACCGAACATGTGAAGGGCTGGGCTTACGTAGTAATGGGGAATAAGCAGTTTGAGAAGTTACCTGAGGACTTGCAGCAAGTGATCATGGTATCGGCTAAGATCATGCAGGAGTATGAGCATTCACTTTTTTTGGAACAGGAAGCGCTTGACGTCCAATTCTTAAAGAACAAGGGCATGGAATTTATTGAGGTGGACAAAGAGGCATTTGAGAAGCTGGCAAAAAAGGCTGTCCGGGAGAGTTTTACCAAAGAACAAATGGCATTGTATGAGCGGATTCAACAGGTTAGATAAGGCTTTGGAGTGGGCAGTGATCGGGTCATTTATCCTAA
This Cecembia calidifontis DNA region includes the following protein-coding sequences:
- a CDS encoding TonB-dependent receptor; translation: MRYILLLSMYMVSTIVLAAQDLSINGKVLDKNTNAPLPGVTVFIPELNRGTVTDLDGSFKITAIPSGNITLQVSFVGYSTLIKTIRPGSDRNLVFVLEETATNIDEVVVSGAYIMSKESSPISIEKVDRTDLMKMPAPNLMSALARTPGVSEISLGPGISKPVIRGLSFSRVLSLYQGARFENQQWGADHGLGMTETGIANVEMIKGPASIIYGSGAMAGVVHLVEEKDAIAGQVEGDAVFRAFSNSLGLRSEAGVKGATEKGFVWSLRGAAESHADYLDGDGNAVGNTRFNTQNIKAGVGLQKKWGDTRIRYTYLQQRLGILDEEEMDELVTTRNDRAMQLPFQDVRDHFFNSETNIFLGEDKLKATFGYHLNRRKEIEEDFDEVDLGINLSNFMYDVKYYKGFGPHVEAIFGVQGFYLKNTNFENAGEFLIPDATKDDRSVYGLLNYNKDKWVIQGGLRYDFRKVTADASAPHLIDYGFILPGEPANRMMERTFDGVTASGGATFRPDSHWRFRLNIAQGFRAPDLAELFSNGPHPGTSRFERGNADFVREQNLQTDFGIRYTNNGFSIAGEVFYNHINNYIFFSPTDERVEDLTVWTFEQADARLYGGELELDYQPTSAKWVNFGTNYSWVIGQRRSDNSFLPYIPAFRWTQTVDFRLKTVGRIQRPYVSILGSLVFDQDRAAPLEEATPGYYLLGLNIGGNLKVSNNLLDVYLSGTNLLNKTYLDHMSLFRPFGVHQMGRNIALNVRIPF
- a CDS encoding TRAP transporter substrate-binding protein, which encodes MQVLRLIGFCLISVLLFSCVDNSSRENAEFVLRFGHLANEQNIWHKAALKFAEEVKQRSDGRILVKVYPNEQLGKEMDMITGILAEVIDIMITAESLENWSLPYAILCATPYAIRDSDHLHKVAGGAIGKEMEQHIIDVAGLKPIAYFERGARNLTSNVPVRHPDDLKGLIIRVPNVSLYVSTWSALGAKPTPMAFSEVFTALQQSTIHGQENPFALIRNAGLFEVQKYVNLTEHVKGWAYVVMGNKQFEKLPEDLQQVIMVSAKIMQEYEHSLFLEQEALDVQFLKNKGMEFIEVDKEAFEKLAKKAVRESFTKEQMALYERIQQVR